A region from the Acyrthosiphon pisum isolate AL4f chromosome A1, pea_aphid_22Mar2018_4r6ur, whole genome shotgun sequence genome encodes:
- the Cact gene encoding cactus isoform X2, giving the protein MIIIWERTCNYRGLITNKCNREKQLQSIKSEKVAEDNGNIKMDSGFLSGANLSSEIISSQCYIEDDIKHEELLNEKQQKETSNTTLDSGLVTDDLNEVLREMNIDQKKPFPKNVWPFYFQQNDDGDTLLHLAIIHGYIQVSKRLIDICPDSKILDIRNDDGQSALHLAVMTNQCEIVKHLMKAHANAEILDYKGNTAVHLACYDGKLDCLKILANYVLLPKIFDIINYDGLACIHIATIANHLNLLRFIVNSSKNVNITDHKSGYTALHFAVALNRANLIECLIDKVDPNIESYAGKLAFEVEDDYDEDEEDDYDEDDETSDDLMKSVNALQLPNNSSIKC; this is encoded by the exons ATGATTATCATATGGGAACGAACATGCAATTATAGAGGTCTTATcacaaataaat GCAATCGGGAAAAACAACTCCAGTCCATTAAAAGTGAGAAGGTTGCCGAAGACAATGGCAACATAAAAATGGATTCTGGATTCTTGTCTGGTGCCAATTTGTCTTCTGAAATTATATCATCCCAATGCTATATTGAAGACGATATCAAGCACGAGGAGCTCCTCAACGAAAAACAGCAGAAGGAAACATCAAACACAACCTTGGACAGCGGCTTGGTAACGGACGACTTAAATGAAGTCTTGAGAGAAATGAATATTGACCAGAAAAAACCCTTTCCCAAAAATGTATGgccattttattttcaacagaaTGACGATGGTGACAc gctACTTCATCTTGCTATTATCCATGGATATATCCAAGTATCAAAACGGTTAATTGATATTTGTCCAGATTCCAAAATTTTAGATATACGAAATGATGATGGCCAA aGTGCTCTTCATTTGGCTGTTATGACAAATCAATGTGAAATTGTGAAACACCTAATGAAAGCTCATGCCAATGCagaaatattagattataaaggCAATACAGCTGTTCATTTGGCATGTTATGATGGAAAACTAGATTGCCTGAAAATATTAGCTAATTACGTATTACTgccaaaaatatttgatattattaattatgatg gttTGGCATGTATTCATATTGCAACAATTGCTAACCATCTAAATCTACTTAGATTTATTGTTAATAGTTCAAAAAATGTGAATATCACG gaTCATAAAAGTGGATACACAGCATTACACTTTGCTGTAGCTCTAAATAGAGCTAATCTAATTGAATGTTTAATAGACAAAGTTGATCCAAACATTGAGAGTTATGCTGGAAAattagcatttgaagttgaagaTGATTATGACGAAGATGAAGAAGATGATTATGATGAAGATGATGAAact tCTGACGATCTTATGAAATCAGTGAATGCACTTCAGTTACCTAATAACAGTTCAATCAAGTGTTGA
- the Cact gene encoding cactus (The RefSeq protein has 1 substitution compared to this genomic sequence): MWSKSNADKLKMELSGNREKQLQSIKSEKVAEDNGNIKMDSGFLSGANLSSEIISSQCYIEDDIKHEELLNEKQQKETSNTTLDSGLVTDDLNEVLREMNIDQKKPFPKNVWPFYFQQNDDGDTLLHLAIIHGYIQVSKRLIDICPDSKILDIRNDDGQSALHLAVMTNQCEIVKHLMKAHANAEILDYKGNTAVHLACYDGKLDCLKILANYVLLPKIFDIINYDGLACIHIATIANHLNLLRFIVNSSKNVNITDHKSGYTALHFAVALNRANLIECLIDKVDPNIESYAGKLAFEVEDDYDEDEEDDYDEDDETFDDLMKSVNALQLPNNSSIKC; encoded by the exons ATGTGGTCTAAGAGCAACGCAGACAAACTAAAAATGGAACTTTCAGGCAATCGGGAAAAACAACTCCAGTCCATTAAAAGTGAGAAGGTTGCCGAAGACAATGGCAACATAAAAATGGATTCTGGATTCTTGTCTGGTGCCAATTTGTCTTCTGAAATTATATCATCCCAATGCTATATTGAAGACGATATCAAGCACGAGGAGCTCCTCAACGAAAAACAGCAGAAGGAAACATCAAACACAACCTTGGACAGCGGCTTGGTAACGGACGACTTAAATGAAGTCTTGAGAGAAATGAATATTGACCAGAAAAAACCCTTTCCCAAAAATGTATGgccattttattttcaacagaaTGACGATGGTGACAc gctACTTCATCTTGCTATTATCCATGGATATATCCAAGTATCAAAACGGTTAATTGATATTTGTCCAGATTCCAAAATTTTAGATATACGAAATGATGATGGCCAA aGTGCTCTTCATTTGGCTGTTATGACAAATCAATGTGAAATTGTGAAACACCTAATGAAAGCTCATGCCAATGCagaaatattagattataaaggCAATACAGCTGTTCATTTGGCATGTTATGATGGAAAACTAGATTGCCTGAAAATATTAGCTAATTACGTATTACTgccaaaaatatttgatattattaattatgatg gttTGGCATGTATTCATATTGCAACAATTGCTAACCATCTAAATCTACTTAGATTTATTGTTAATAGTTCAAAAAATGTGAATATCACG gaTCATAAAAGTGGATACACAGCATTACACTTTGCTGTAGCTCTAAATAGAGCTAATCTAATTGAATGTTTAATAGACAAAGTTGATCCAAACATTGAGAGTTATGCTGGAAAattagcatttgaagttgaagaTGATTATGACGAAGATGAAGAAGATGATTATGATGAAGATGATGAAact tCTGACGATCTTATGAAATCAGTGAATGCACTTCAGTTACCTAATAACAGTTCAATCAAGTGTTGA
- the Cact gene encoding cactus isoform X3 → MDSGFLSGANLSSEIISSQCYIEDDIKHEELLNEKQQKETSNTTLDSGLVTDDLNEVLREMNIDQKKPFPKNVWPFYFQQNDDGDTLLHLAIIHGYIQVSKRLIDICPDSKILDIRNDDGQSALHLAVMTNQCEIVKHLMKAHANAEILDYKGNTAVHLACYDGKLDCLKILANYVLLPKIFDIINYDGLACIHIATIANHLNLLRFIVNSSKNVNITDHKSGYTALHFAVALNRANLIECLIDKVDPNIESYAGKLAFEVEDDYDEDEEDDYDEDDETSDDLMKSVNALQLPNNSSIKC, encoded by the exons ATGGATTCTGGATTCTTGTCTGGTGCCAATTTGTCTTCTGAAATTATATCATCCCAATGCTATATTGAAGACGATATCAAGCACGAGGAGCTCCTCAACGAAAAACAGCAGAAGGAAACATCAAACACAACCTTGGACAGCGGCTTGGTAACGGACGACTTAAATGAAGTCTTGAGAGAAATGAATATTGACCAGAAAAAACCCTTTCCCAAAAATGTATGgccattttattttcaacagaaTGACGATGGTGACAc gctACTTCATCTTGCTATTATCCATGGATATATCCAAGTATCAAAACGGTTAATTGATATTTGTCCAGATTCCAAAATTTTAGATATACGAAATGATGATGGCCAA aGTGCTCTTCATTTGGCTGTTATGACAAATCAATGTGAAATTGTGAAACACCTAATGAAAGCTCATGCCAATGCagaaatattagattataaaggCAATACAGCTGTTCATTTGGCATGTTATGATGGAAAACTAGATTGCCTGAAAATATTAGCTAATTACGTATTACTgccaaaaatatttgatattattaattatgatg gttTGGCATGTATTCATATTGCAACAATTGCTAACCATCTAAATCTACTTAGATTTATTGTTAATAGTTCAAAAAATGTGAATATCACG gaTCATAAAAGTGGATACACAGCATTACACTTTGCTGTAGCTCTAAATAGAGCTAATCTAATTGAATGTTTAATAGACAAAGTTGATCCAAACATTGAGAGTTATGCTGGAAAattagcatttgaagttgaagaTGATTATGACGAAGATGAAGAAGATGATTATGATGAAGATGATGAAact tCTGACGATCTTATGAAATCAGTGAATGCACTTCAGTTACCTAATAACAGTTCAATCAAGTGTTGA